The window GGACAAAGTCCGTCACTGTGCGTGTCTCTGTTGGACAGTTTTTCTTtcaagttggggggggggggggttggtctATAATGGCATTTTACTTTCTGTGGTTTAAATTTGGACTCTTTGGGGATCAAATATTAAAACTAAAAGGCAAAACTGTGAACGCATGGGTCAAATTTGAACCTGTAAGTTAAATATGGACTTACGCAACATTGCGGAGCAATTGCATCAGCCTACTGAAATGCTAAGCGTCTTTAAAGATCATGTCTCTACATGTCGCGAGGTCACATTTGATACTTGTTTATATCACGGGAAGACTCCACACTTTAAATCATCTGAAGTTCAAATGCGTCCAGCAACTGGCATCGcagttttatattttataaagaaacaggtgtttatttgtcttaaatgCATCTTAAGACTAATTGGAGCATGCCAGAagatatttgaggaaatacattattttatttatattatacttgtaaaaaaatatatattgtgttagtggactATGAGTTCatcagtaaaatccagcagttttttaatcaatatcagatggcagccattttgccccttgccgtcgagtgaaaatgacatcacagttgttcaggtctcaggtaacaaccaatcacagctcagcttcagaaaacaggtgagctgtgattggtcgtagccctgagcaactgtgatgtcatctttagtcgaccacaagtggcaaaatggccgccccctgagatggataaaaacggctggactttgcttcataactcatactccacaaatgcaatattaatcagaatgtcatgtttagactcgtaatataacatattattgtcaataaatgtttaaggttgacttctcttTTAAGACATTTTCTTGTTGGTCAATGTCGTTTTCAGAAATCTTTGACTTAGACGGAGCTTATACAGTAGGTTCATTATCAAACAGATAACTTAATGATTCTGACCACAAAATATGGCCTAAATATTTATCAAAACAAAGAATATGATGCTACATTCAATAGAATAGACATGCATATCATGCATCTGCATGTTTCCTTTTAGGACTTCTTTCGTTCTTCATTTTGAATTCCCTTTGTTGTCCATGTTGCAAATGACAAAACGCcaagcatgtggcaaaatgtgaTTGCTTACTAAAAACATGCCTCAAAAGTCGAAGTGTAAACCGGCATCAGCAGGTGAAATATTCCGTTTGAAAGCATGACCCAGTTAGCAGCTTGTCGGACTCCTCTATTATGCCGCTTTTTGTTATTAGCATTAAATAATTGATGAAAGCGCatgaattttgcattttttcttcCCTCATTCATTAATTGTGTGACTCGGGAAGGGCAAGCACTGGCACTGGCTGTTGGCAAAAGCAGGCACAGACAAAAGCTTTCAGGAATGATGTCAGCCCGTTTGAAAAGACGCCCTGAGGGAGGTCACATGGGGTCAGCGGTCCCAGCATGAGGGCCGGGATGTGGAATATGTCTGCAGCTTGCACCATCCCATTTTTTCCCCGACACGGTAAGCCCGTCTCACAAACGCTACGTCAGCTCACATCTCTTCCCGTGCCTCCGTCTGCATTCAAATTGGCTGTGTGAGTGTGTCAATACAATAacggggtgggggggaggggggggggggctacacaATAGCATGCAGACActattttgttgatttattaAAGTGGCTACTTGGGTTATACGAGTTCACATCTCGTACATTAAATGCAAGCATGGGCTACGGAGGCAACATTTGAATGTCGCATTGGATGTAATCATTTCATTGTAGCATGAGATGTTTATGTTATTGACAAGGTTCCCTGTTTAACAGTAAAATCACATAGAAACAATATAATTCACTCTCAGCGCCCTTGAAGCTGAATGCGGCGTCGGCTCGTTCAGATGCAAGTCATCCATCAGGACTGTTCAATGAGAGATTGGTACCTATCCTTGTATTCTATTCACAAAACACCAGATACATTTGCTTTGTATTGTAACGATGCATTttctatgcaaaaaaaaaaaaaaagtcatcccaAATGTGTTCAATCTCTTAATTAGCACTTAAACTAGGTTACCAAGATGGTTTGGATTTAGAATAAATATTTCTCATCGGCTTTCATGAAAATTGTAAGAACCAGTTCCATAATCCATATTCTTTAAATTTGCAAATATACCACCATAATCGCAAAACAAAAGCCATTCCAAATTCAATTTACATTACCCTTAGAAAATTGATTTTGATAAAACATGCCCAGTTCCAACTTAGCTCCTCCCtaacccacacaaaaaaagtatctcGGTCAAGACGGATCAGTCCAGCTTACTTCCTTGTttacaccaattactacttccCGAATAGCTAGGGCTTTGGGCGCCATCTTATGACATCTTAGAGCGTTGCAGCCAAGAtatgttaaacaaaaaaaaggaattctACGAATAAGTTGGGATTCACTATTAACTATTAGCACTTAAACTAGGTTACCAAGATGGTTTGGATTTAGAATAAATATTTCTCATCTGCTTTCATGAAAATTGTAAGAACCAGTTCCATAATCCATATTCTTTAAATTTGCAAATATACCACCATAATCGCAAAACAAAAGACATTCCAAATTCAATTTACATTACCCTTAGAAAATTGATTTTGATAAAACATGCCCAGTTCCAACTTAGCTCCTCCCtaacccacacaaaaaaagtatctcGGTCAAGACGGATCAGTCCAGCTTACTTCCTTGTttacaccaattactacttccCGAATAGCTAGGGCTTTGGGCGCCATCTTATGACATCTTAGAGCGTTGCAGCCAAGATatgtttcacaaaaaaaaaaaggaattctaCGAATAAGTTGGGATTCACTATTAACATTATAATCCGGCCATCTTCACCGAACGTCTCCCGCCATTGAAGCTTCTGCCTTGTCTCGCTTTCCTTCTGCCTGCGTACAAGTGGGTCAGACTGCAGCGGTGCTAAAAGCCTGCGCTCTGCAGAGAGGCTCCTCTAAATAAAACAACACGCAATCAGCAGTCATACAGGCAGAGAGCTGTCAGGGATGCAGAGTCGAGGTGAGGTAAGGTGACTTCAACGGGCCAAGGTGATCTATAAGCAGTGTCAAAGGTTAAGTGGCCTTTACTTCAGGGTAGAGGTCAACAGTTCAAACAGATtggaaaaaatgattttgctCCTTACATAATTTACACCGTTAGCTTGCATCAAACATCAGGAGCATAGAACTGCTGCTACTATATTACTCTCTTTCTTTCAGTCTTGGGACGAAATGTATTAACTTGGGTTTACTCTACTGGCCAATTCATTGTGGGAGAACGGGGACGTCATGTGGTAAGAGGATACTGTACAACGAACACTGTCAAAACACAACATGCTGAATGCTTATCATCAGACATTGAGGTTAATCATTCACTATGATGTtactgttgaaatgttttaaactAAGGTTATGTAacttgaagggggggggggtaagttCTCCTCAGCCTTTCGTGAGTCACCAGCACACACGCAGTCTTTCAGAGACTTTCTGTGTCAATTGGAGAAGAAGCGAAACAATCCAATTAGTGTCGTTAAACAGACGCCCTGAAAAGAAACTAGGACTATGCGTAACAAGCTGAGGGGATTACCGGTACAGACCTGCTGACACTGCGTGACCTCAACTATCAGGTATTTGGTGCTTCTATAAAAAGGAAGTATTCGATGGGTATCGTCAGGAGTTAGTTATGCGTGTGCAGCCAATCACTCCAAACCATATATTGAAATTACACAAACAATAAATGGAAAATGATTATTTGAATACGGGTCTTAATTAGCAGCATAAATGTGTGTCATGTGTTGCCATTGTTGACAATTGCTGCAGCTGTTGTGCAACTCTTACAGTACATTCCTGTCTTACATGAAACTGTCAAAACAAGGGACAATTTTCCACTGAAATGGCATTCAGAACAGTGCAGACATTTGATGCAAATAATaagttttaaatataaataaaaaaagaggtttaaagaacaaaataagcaaaatttaAGAGTTAATCAATCCACTTTTATGAAAAATTCTGTTACCGTTCCAttaaaggagaaaaagaaaaaatctacaATGGTCACTGAAATAACTTGAAACTGACAaacgcataaaaaaaatgtactaaaaattaactaatggaaataagacattgcttttcttttgcgctttaaataataatttacaaatatttgcatGACAAACTGTATGATTTTTGAgcctatcaaaaaaaaaaatttttaacacTGCGCAACAATTCAATACAGTTGAATTAAATCCAAGACATGCTGTGCTGTTTTCAAAGCATCCCAAGGTCAGAATATGATCCTCCGTATTTCACAGCGGGTAGTGTTTATCTTTGCATGTTTAATTTTTGTGTCTGTAAACATACAGTTGATGCAATTTGCCACAAGCTCCATTATTGCCTCATCTAAGAAGCCTTGAGACTCGTCATTAAGCATTGTGGTATATTCCAGTCTCAATCATTTCAGTGagctttgttttctttctttctacaaCAATCTCTTCTTTCGAACAAACATCAAATGTTggcaaactaataaaaaaatctgtgtaaaTCATTCCCTAATGCTGACCAAAGCCAACACAAACAAGCTGCCAGTTAGCGGCTCTAACCAGTTAACTTCTGGTCTTCCTGCTTGAATATTGGTAGAAAGCAAgtgccttgatttttttttttttttttgccatttcctTTAGCCACAGAAAGAGCAATTGGTCCATATGCTGGGACAACTATCAGTACGTACACAAAATTTAAAAGGCCCCAAAAATAGTACAGTTTAGAATTGACTGATATGACTAGTATGTCATTTCCCCGTTTGTCTTATAAAGACTCCACCAAAGACTGCCAGACAATGACAGGCTGATCTAACGGCATTAAGGCAGCCGGTCTTGATCGGAAATAGATCGCCACCTTAGTCCTCAGTGGACATGCTAACTATTTTTAATCCCATTGACGCAGGAGGAGAACTGGCCTCTTAAGAGGGATGAGACATGAGGTTATAAATCAACGTCGACGACAAATCAAGACGGGACTCAACACATCGAAGCCAGCAAGACACACAACACAAGACCAGCTCGTGAACTCGAACCAGCCATGGAAGCCACCGCCCAGACCGCGGCGGCCACCGCAGCCTTCGACCGAGAGTCATTCGCCAAGAAAGCCTTGAGAGCCACCACCAGAGGGGCTTCGTCTCATTTCGTGGGGAGCTCCATCATCATCCTGTCCTCATTCGCCGTATCCACTCTGGCTATGAACTGCGGGAAAAAGATCCAAGAGTCTCGGCACAAACCCAATGACGACTGACGACAGGCTGCAGGTGGACGGACGGTCCATCTGTGTTCGTGATGTGATGTTTTATCTTATCCATATGGTGTCTTCGGTGGCTGGTGTGGATGGAGGGCAAGGAGGGGCGAAGGTGTCACCTCAGAACAGCGGCTGCATGgaattgctgcaaaatttgGCCTTCGTCTCCAGGCCAGCGCAACAACGCCTTAACACCTTGCAAAGACGCCAAGCGTATGTCTTCATATCTTCATGCCTCATCCTTTAAATTTGTCTCATGTTGATATGTAAATACAGCAGCTCTGAAAAGCAAGGCTGATACTAAAGATTTCGAAGTGTCTAACACATAAGAGCCTAAAGCCGGCTTTaaatgcttattttattttaattatgaaCTTGTTTCTGAATGTTATTTGAATGAGGATGTAAGGCACTGTTTTATTGAAGCAATGTTGAACGCAAGCGTTTACCAATCATTTGTTcttattgtgcaaaaaaaaaattcttttttttgcatgtattgGCAACAagtttcataaaaacaaaactgtgctACATTATATATTAAAACCTTCCATGAGTGATtaaagggatttttttaattgtctttttgAGGATTCCAGCCACGTAAACAAGACTTTTAACAACACTAAAGTAGCTTTTCGTACTGCCACTAGAGAGCCCAATTGGTATTAAAATAACACCTTTTGCAACCCTGCAACCCTCACACAAAGACTCTGGatacattttataaaacacattttatgagTAAAACAGATTGAACAAATAAAGATATTACATGTGCTTGCACTGctgctgcttgtgtgtgtgcaagcaACTCACAGTACATGCAGGCCCAGCCCTCAGAGAGAGTCCGCACTCTTCAGCCTGCGCTCTGTGAAGAAGCGGTGAGTTTGCATTTGGTCTTTGGCGCCACCTGGCGTACTGAAGTAGGACAGCATGGACCTGTTCGCCAGCCGCTGCGCAGACTTCTCGCCGTCCTCCTCGTCATCGTCCCTGAGAAAAGGTTCGACGacacaaatgtgattttttctttatacTGTGGTAAGCGCTCATCTCCTCAGGTCAAATGTTTGGCGCATTTAGCGTATGCCAGAAATCAAAGAGATTGTGGGTTTCACACATTAGGGGATTAAATGCAAACCAAAGCTAATTTTTAAAGCGTTTTTGTACCTTTTGATCTCAACAGATGTGGGAAGAAGATCCATTATGTTTTTCATGAGTTCTGAGATGCtggtaaacacattttttgcacattttatggACTACTTTATACCACCAAAGGCAAGGACACAGTAAATCGCCTTTTAAATCTGGTTAATAAATCTCAGCATTGGACTCACTGCAGCTGAACCATGGCTTAAATGCATGAGACAGGTCCGCCCCCTTAGAACAGGCCAATTTTAGTAATGTACAAAAAACAGTGTGCTgtaatttttttgcctttgGGTTATCAAAACACATTggaacagttttaaattgtgaaaaaaaatgcatgcatttttgaAGCCAAATAATTTCTACAACATTTACCAATGGACAGTCACAGCCTTGCTGTCAATCAAGGTTTGGGCCGTGCTCCAGCTGAAGCGCACAAACTGGGGGTATCCAAACACCGGGTCCAAGTACTTCAGGAGCCACGATTTAGTCTTTGGGTCTATGAGCGTGACAAAAACAATACATCAGTAATTATGAAACTATTGACGCCAAACATCAAGCATGCCGTTCTTTACCATTCGGGTATCCTGAGCCGTAGTTGCTGTCCACGTCCCCAAGGTCCTCAACAAAGTTCCAGTTCTTCACAACATGGTCCCTGGCCACCTGACCAGCCACGTGCAGTTTTAGACATTAATATTAGCAACATGACAAGTAGACAACATCTTCATGGAAttttataattgtaaataaatacataaatgaatgttCATACATGAAATGAGCATTTCAATTGTTTCTCAAAATCCTCCACAAAGTTTTTAGGGCAAGTGACGCTATTAGAAGCATTATAGTCATTTTGATGCGTCGACTTGGAAAACCCCTCAGAAATTCATCCCGTACAAGGTGCACATTTTTAACCTAAAACTTGTCAAAGGAATTATGTTGAGAATTATCATACTGTTTTACTCTATtttgaaggtgttttttttgACCAGATATTCTAATCTACTAATTCTAATAGCACACAAAAACATTCCCCATAAAGTGTGTTtttccaacataaaaaaaacaacaacctcaatTTCTAAACAAACTTCCTAGTTGCTTATAATTTGGTTCAAACTAgagatgcaccgaaatgaaaattttgggccgaaaccgaaaaccaaaaatgagaaatgcttgacCAAAAACCgaaactgcaaagtcacacacggcgtcctgtacagatcgATATTCACCTGGAGATAGTGgcaagtgtttacttgtttaaaactgttgatagcaataaagctaacattagcaagtATTTAATACGGCCACCAgagtgtgcacaatgaagctgccggttctcaaaacgccagcgagcagcaaggcggacactcactcccgtgtttggtgtttaattcaaacagacgcttgcagtgttttttgcttgcgtcaccataACATCCCCTTTCGGCcataaaatgcatatttttgccattttcgaaAGAAatttttcggtggccgaatattatatatataaagtttcaGACTAATCTATCCAGTAGTTCCTGAGAAGCAGCattatttgtgaaattacgTAATTCGATTACAAAATTCCTgacattttctgttttaaaagCTTATAGcttcaatatttttcatgtcATCATTTTCATCACTACTGAAAGCAGTGATTAAAACTTCATCAAAAGATGTCAAGGCAATTAACAATCCTTGAATGAAAATCTGACTAGAGAGTACCGAGTACGCAGCACTGACCTTGGCACAGATACTAGCAGCACTGACGATGGGGAAGAGGGAGTCAGCCTTTGGCCTCACTGTGACATCGATGCCGGGGAATATCTTGGAGAGCTTTTCCTCGTACTTCTCAGCAGGGCCGACTGTGTCTACAAACACCTACAGAGATGGAAAGCCAGGTATTTCTGTGTCaagtggaacctccaaattcaaacacaatgtgGTTCAGGACATTGACTTCCAGTACTTAGAACTTTTTGGGCTAGTGGTGTATGGACGTGAGCGCGCAATGGTATAGGAAGTTCCACTGCACAATATGAAAACTTTTACATACCTCTTTGAGCTGTACGCCACTGTCCAGTGCAAATTGAACTAAACCAATGGCTGTGTCATGTGACAGGGTGTTCAGGTTGCATTTAGTCCTGCCAAAAGAAGACATGCTGTTGGTGCATTGATttacacacaacaaacacattgTACTACATTTGCCACCGATACCTCTGTAACATACTGGTGGAGATGGTGTTGGGGGAGAGAATACGCAAGGCCCAGCCTATGAAACTTTTGGCATTGTACAGTTTTTGGAAGAGATTCTCTCTTTCTGCCTCTGATAAAGTTTTTGAATCTAGAAAGGGATAAGAGATAAACATGATGATTTCTTCCTTCATCAGTTGTGAATTGGTGCTTTATGAATGAAACGGAATTTACTtggcaaataaaaatgcacCATCGGTACCAGAAGAAATTACCTGCCACTTTCAAGCCCTTTAGATCctcttttttggaaatgggACAAAAGCATATTCCATAAACCATTGGACctggatgggaaaaaaaaaaagaaaagcacatgatggtttaactttttttttgtttaaatatgcgACAATGATATACAGCATTGCACTATGAACATCCTCTctactaaaagaaaaaaggtttagTTAAAATGTTCTAGGTAGTCTGGCTTCTTagtcaaaataatatttaaaaaaatactgatgACACAGTAGCCTTATTCTGTCAGATCACTGTCCATAACCTTCACCTTTGTGCTAACTGAGTTATTGGGAggtatattaataaataaataaatacattttcagtgaTTCTTGTAAGTTATATCAtcccttttaatttttttaattggctgacttttttttccccccacatgcCACAGTGCTCAAAGGCTTTCAAGTCTGAGTGAGTTGCTTTGATCTGAAGTAATGTAAAGCAGTGATGTGTCTGAATGTTTACATatgatttgaaaatgtctcACACTTTTTGAAAGGATGTTTAAAATTTAAGTAATGTAAAATTTATAGCTTCGCCTGATATTTATAAATCAGGCAGAAACTAAGGAAACTGTGAAAATTGAACTTTTATGCTAGCTTTATCATTAGCTTTATCAGTGTGCAACTGTGCATTGAGtttctcaattttttaaaatgttttttttttttacgatttaacttactcattaaaatgtttacatttgtttgtgttgggCCCTTAAAGGTTTTCTCGCTTTGCTTCTTACTTTCCTGCAGCATAATAAGCTGTAGTTTCACCACCAtcgtttgttgtatttttaattgactGACTGGTGGAAAGCTAATCTTTGGGGGGTTAAACCTACCTTTCTAGATGTGagaataatcatttttaaaaaaaatcattgttgcCAGCCAAACCGTGAAAggttgcagatttttttaataaggcatccagactttttcttttaatgcatTTACTTATTACTGAAGATGTATATAGTGTTGGTATCATTTTGAAGGGCTTTCAGAGGCCTTTCCAGTaaacaagtttatttgtattaatttcttttttccccttcttcttTCACATAACTACCTAATGAGGACACTATAGAGAATAGATGGCTAACGTGACAGTGGTGTTATAATTGAGCAAAGTTACTAATTGTTGAAAAGCCTTGAGTTGAGTGGATGTAGAACACACGCAGCATACCCAGCACTGGTCCCCTGCCCGC of the Vanacampus margaritifer isolate UIUO_Vmar chromosome 7, RoL_Vmar_1.0, whole genome shotgun sequence genome contains:
- the rnaseh2a gene encoding ribonuclease H2 subunit A, which gives rise to MDTSTFDADNSVSCRLSSIIPDVCKTEECCLGIDEAGRGPVLGPMVYGICFCPISKKEDLKGLKVADSKTLSEAERENLFQKLYNAKSFIGWALRILSPNTISTSMLQRTKCNLNTLSHDTAIGLVQFALDSGVQLKEVFVDTVGPAEKYEEKLSKIFPGIDVTVRPKADSLFPIVSAASICAKVARDHVVKNWNFVEDLGDVDSNYGSGYPNDPKTKSWLLKYLDPVFGYPQFVRFSWSTAQTLIDSKAVTVHWDDDEEDGEKSAQRLANRSMLSYFSTPGGAKDQMQTHRFFTERRLKSADSL